One Antennarius striatus isolate MH-2024 chromosome 17, ASM4005453v1, whole genome shotgun sequence genomic window carries:
- the hivep2b gene encoding transcription factor HIVEP2 isoform X1, with product MESLETAAGVKSSGEGQDRNVAHKKWNSGSAHIKKSPSSELEGKGWHQQLHGGQSRDTSGFKERSDSGKSLQLEDQHSQIHNTSHQDYEVSSYPLESTKPLGRHKVSAAQSPGPAPNIKSTGSPEEMDQLSETLCKVEQKPQKPGKYVCDYCGRACAKPSVLKKHIRSHTGERPYPCVPCGFSFKTKSNLYKHRKSHAHAVKAGTVPLSELGSYNANTDQGSFEGEGELFSDAEQSTDTDEDTLNDPLLLLDSPVEGSDNTAVKVLNLIAQKKGATSMSAQDGSPQPQEINAPPAAAEASRAIQSCTIKQRLALRLSEKRSSDSDHNLSLPSQSSKGSTDSGYFSRSESTEHQAGPPNANAKSYQEIMFGKCYRPSPKQTAAFVTCSTDSSEYAIKRSQKGVSRVFTQEKDTVDSIKINTKSFTREEEKEPLLDADVGPLMRSNSMPTSSAVCLTMPQALRGSHSFDERTSTSGMRRLRRQAAFELSAHDGHADSDSHGKISESGGSPSGLEMENFPALASNMSHQRQAMELATRKRRKEKREEEDLPGPGRHDQYEEMFDASKDYDSKQAAAGIMALGKGYSLSTHMDRCDMDISVSLEMSGRKTLGNVISVIQHTNSINRPHSEQSELYKYHGQRQEIALFQAMDEGESHDLERSDSRLRQSFQMGPKLVRQPNIQVPEIRVTVEPDSPEKAPEVQVKEPEKHVEEFQWPQRSETLAQFPPEKLPPKKKRLRLADIEHSSGESSFESACTSLSRSPSQDSNLSYCSTFSFDREESFKSVSPARQDEFGKPLELLAVPGSGHSLSVLNQRQQHEMRRSSSEQAPCNLRKEFPEVRSVSFDYGSLSPTSKVRHVDISAGHSNMRDRRRGNLVRQESLNMDTEVTQVQSQVFPHYLSSTSPPFSTVAILPQTMPIFSTGNTFPQLSHPSLLVPVRIQTHVPSYGSITYTSVSQIFDNHYECPISSTSQNQASRFLSHNVLSHTRPPSMHTLNVEALDLSSAKLKTGIPLSLTSRTISTTNASSGGANKRMLSPASSLDLFMEVKQQKRVKEERMFGQIVEELSAVELGKCNLSDEKGHRSEMQGVSTTHAQDDTCRSKFITLHQKVTEATDHGFESAMESSSLESSSPPYSMTSASEVKEVGTEKKVQMDMVAQLVTSQDVLISDTEHSKLLSQFPSLRTTTGVSWCYLNYTKPSCSQSNTPFSSVYATWCVSSHKMNPLELSTSTALALLRSKQRGDKVIYTVAAMCQPGTGKLVSSLILWRQSMEQQPKKPEPKEVDITYGKKVKDMSCRVKTSKEDWKDREASTTQTVPTRVKIFEGGFKSNEDYVYVRGRGRGKYICEECGIRCKKPSMLKKHIRTHTDVRPYICRVCNFAFKTKGNLTKHMKSKAHMKKCLELGVSVSMDETEIQEHVDDIQQESKTEVAATTKHQFSDAEDSDGMDEEEIDEDDDEDDEYEGDSTPKLRSRSTSPQPCGVTSMSVTASAAIHGYSLSSLPDSDIRHQPSGRRTGLDQQEKSMDEDSLAVLSPDQANFLFDPYSSCLLSPGWESPIREPSPSRLRYPSPRRELSPRGRSSPRWDTSLRPGSPSFSPIQLLSPLSVERPLSPGTEMVGKRESSVRGRQRVVLRAVSPRRGSHQHKGSGDKIRHQAKMEMVQQQQAAFEMELDQKSSLGPGLPAAASSHHQNILSHLPLHSQQQTHSLLPVVPVGGLQMLPSPPSSSADVTSSLAPSPQSSEGQGCSSREGSVHWLETGGEDVRGESQLSSHQDAQEKTFDPGVGDSGQEENVQTCLKAIASLKITTEDPH from the exons ATGGAGTCATTGGAAACTGCTGCAGGGGTGAAAAGCTCCGGTGAGGGTCAGGACAGAAATGTTGCCCACAAAAAATGGAACTCAGGGTCGGCTCATATTAAAAAGAGTCCATCATCCGAGTTGGAAGGAAAGGGGTGGCATCAACAACTGCATGGAGGTCAGAGCAGAGACACAAGTGGTTTCAAAGAAAGGTCTGACTCAGGGAAATCACTGCAATTAGAAGATCAGCACTCCCAAATCCATAACACAAGCCATCAAGACTATGAGGTGTCTTCATATCCACTGGAGTCCACTAAACCTTTAGGCAGACACAAAGTTTCTGCTGCTCAGTCTCCAGGACCTGCACCAAACATAAAGTCAACCGGTTCTCCTGAAGAGATGGATCAGCTGTCAGAGACTCTCTGTAAGGTGGAACAGAAGCCACAGAAGCCTGGAAAGTATGTGTGTGATTACTGTGGAAGGGCATGTGCCAAACCCAGCGTACTTAAGAAACACATTCGTTCACACACAGGGGAACGGCCCTATCCATGTGTCCCCTGTGGATTCTCTTTCAAAACCAAAAGTAATTTATACAAACACAGAAAGTCCCATGCTCACGCAGTCAAAGCTGGAACAGTGCCACTCTCAGAGCTTGGTTCTTATAATGCCAACACTGACCAGGGGTCTTTTGAAGGGGAAGGAGAGTTGTTCTCTGATGCTGAGCAAAGCACAGACACGGACGAGGACACTCTTAATGATCCGCTGCTGTTGCTCGACTCTCCAGTGGAGGGATCAGATAACACTGCTGTAAAAGTCCTGAATCTCATTGCCCAGAAAAAGGGAGCCACATCAATGTCAGCTCAGGATGGTTCGCCCCAGCCTCAAGAAATCAATgcacctcctgctgctgccgAGGCTAGCCGTGCAATTCAATCTTGCACAATCAAACAACGGCTTGCACTTCGGCTTTCTGAAAAAAGGAGCAGTGACTCCGACCACAATCTGTCCCTCCCAAGTCAGTCAAGCAAGGGTAGCACGGACTCTGGCTATTTCTCACGTTCTGAGAGTACGGAGCACCAGGCTGGTCCTCCAAATGCTAATGCAAAGTCCTATCAAGAAATTATGTTCGGGAAGTGTTACAGACCGAGTCCTAAACAGACAGCAGCTTTTGTGACATGTAGCACAGATTCAAGCGAGTACGCAATCAAACGCTCGCAGAAAGGTGTTTCCCGTGTTTTCACCCAAGAAAAAGACACTGTtgattcaataaaaataaacacaaagtcGTTCACgagggaggaggaaaaagagcCCCTGTTGGATGCTGATGTGGGGCCGCTGATGAGAAGCAACTCAATGCCGACATCATCAGCAGTCTGTCTGACCATGCCTCAAGCTCTCAGAGGCAGCCACTCATTTGACGAGAGAACGAGCACGAGCGGCATGAGGAGGCTCAGGCGGCAAGCTGCTTTTGAGCTATCTGCACATGATGGCCATGCTGATAGTGACAGTCATGGAAAGATAAGTGAGAGTGGTGGTTCACCCTCAGGATTGGAAATGGAAAATTTCCCTGCTTTGGCATCCAATATGAGCCATCAGAGACAGGCAATGGAATTGGCAACACGTAAACGTCGGAAAGAgaagagggaagaggaagatTTGCCAGGACCAGGCCGTCATGACCAGTACGAAGAAATGTTTGATGCGAGCAAGGACTATGATTCAAAACAAGCTGCAGCAGGTATTATGGCTTTAGGAAAAGGATATTCTTTAAGTACGCACATGGACAGGTGTGACATGGACATATCAGTGAGCCTTGAGATGTCTGGTCGAAAAACTTTAGGGAATGTCATTTCTGTTATCCAGCACACAAACTCAATAAACAGGCCTCACTCTGAACAGTCTGAATTATACAAGTATCATGGGCAGAGGCAGGAAATTGCTTTATTTCAAGCTATGGATGAAGGTGAATCACATGACCTGGAAAGGAGTGACAGCAGACTAAGACAGTCATTTCAAATGGGGCCCAAACTCGTGCGACAACCCAACATTCAAGTCCCAGAAATTAGAGTCACAGTTGAGCCTGACAGTCCTGAAAAAGCTCCAGAAGTGCAGGTGAAAGAGCCAGAGAAGCATGTGGAGGAGTTTCAGTGGCCTCAGAGAAGTGAAACTTTAGCACAATTCCCCCCGGAAAAGCTCcctccaaaaaagaaaaggctgcGTCTAGCTGATATCGAGCACTCGTCTGGTGAATCTAGTTTTGAGTCTGCCTGCACCAGTCTCTCCCGCAGCCCGAGCCAAGACAGCAATTTATCTTATTGTTCCACCTTCTCCTTTGACAGGGAGGAGAGCTTTAAGTCAGTCTCTCCAGCCAGACAAGATGAATTTGGCAAACCTTTAGAGCTCCTAGCTGTGCCAGGGAGTGGGCACTCCCTCTCTGTGCTCAACCagcgtcaacaacatgaaatgaGACGCTCCTCCTCAGAGCAGGCGCCGTGTAACTTGCGTAAGGAATTCCCAGAGGTACGCAGCGTATCATTTGACTATGGCAGCCTTTCTCCGACATCCAAAGTTAGACACGTGGACATCAGTGCTGGCCACTCGAATATGAGGGATAGAAGGAGGGGAAACTTGGTGCGACAGGAGTCATTGAATATGGACACTGAGGTAACACAAGTCCAATCACAAGTGTTTCCACACTACCTCAGCAGCACCTCCCCACCATTCTCAACAGTTGCTATTCTGCCTCAGACGATGCCAATATTTTCCACTGGGAATACATTCCCCCAGCTGTCACATCCGAGCCTGTTAGTTCCCGTAAGAATACAGACTCATGTGCCATCCTATGGGAGTATCACATACACTTCAGTGTCACAGATTTTTGACAATCATTATGAATGCCCGATATCATCCACCTCTCAGAATCAAGCTTCACGGTTTCTTTCCCATAACGTATTATCTCACACCAGACCACCTTCGATGCACACTCTCAATGTCGAAGCCCTTGATTTGTCATCAGCAAAGCTCAAGACGGGCATacctctctctctgacctccaGAACTATCTCAACTACCAACGCCTCCAGCGGCGGGGCGAACAAACGGATGCTTTCTCCTGCCAGCAGCCTGGACCTTTTCATGGAGGTTAAACAGCAAAAACgtgtgaaagaagaaagaatgtTTGGGCAGATTGTGGAGGAACTGAGCGCTGTGGAGTTGGGAAAATGTAATCTGAGTGACGAGAAGGGGCACAGGTCAGAGATGCAGGGTGTATCCACAACTCACGCTCAAGATGACACATGTCGGAGTAAATTTATCACACTTCATCAAAAAGTGACAGAGGCCACCGATCATGGATTTGAGTCGGCTATGGAAAGTAGCTCCCTGGAAAGCAGCTCGCCTCCCTACTCCATGACATCAGCCAGCGAAGTTAAAGAAGTTGGCACAGAGAAAAAAGTGCAGATGGATATGGTTGCACAGCTGGTTACCAGTCAAGATGTCCTGATCTCAGACACTGAGCATTCAAAACTTTTATCTCAGTTTCCAAGTCTTCGCACTACAACAGGTGTGAGCTGGTGTTATCTCAACTACACCAAGCCGAGCTGCTCTCAAAGCAACACCCCTTTTTCCTCCGTGTACGCCACCTGGTGTGTGAGTTCCCACAAAATGAACCCCCTTGAACTGAGTACCAGCACTGCTCTGGCTCTTTTGAGGTCCAAGCAGCGCGGAGACAAGGTCATATACACCGTGGCCGCCATGTGTCAGCCTGGCACAGGAAAACTGGTTTCATCCCTCATCCTGTGGAGGCAGAGCATGGAACAG CAGCCAAAGAAACCGGAGCCCAAAGAGGTGGACATCACCTATGGGAAGAAGGTGAAAGACATGAGCTGTAGAGTGAAAACCAGTAAGGAGGATTGGAAAGACAGGGAGGCTTCAACGACCCAGACCGTCCCGACACGCGTTAAGATCTTTGAGGGAGG GTTCAAGTCCAACGAAGACTATGTTTATGTCAGAGGTCGAGGCCGGGGGAAATATATTTGTGAGGAGTGTGGTATTCGCTGTAAAAAGCCAAGCATGCTAAAGAAACATATCAGGACTCATACAGATGTGAGACCGTACATCTGCAGGGTCTGCAACTTTGCTTTTAAAACTAAAG GAAACCTGACTAAACATATGAAGTCAAAGGCACACATGAAGAAATGTCTTGAACTGGGAGTGTCGGTGTCAATGGACGAGACGGAGATCCAGGAACATG ttgatgACATCCAACAAGAGTCCAAGACAGAGGTGGCGGCTACAACCAAACACCAGTTCTCAGATGCGGAGGACTCTGACGGCATGGATGAAGAAGAAATCGACGAAGACGATGATGAGGACGATGAGTACGAGGGTGACTCCACTCCAAAGTTGCGTTCAAGAAGCACCAGTCCTCAACCATGTGGAGTTACATCTATGTCAGTCACGGCCTCTGCTGCCATCCATGGTTATTCCCTCTCATCGCTGCCGGATTCTGACATCCGCCATCAACCCTCCGGCAGGCGGACAGGCTTGGACCAACAAGAGAAGTCGATGGATGAAGACTCTCTTGCCGTCTTGTCTCCAGACCAGGCCAACTTCCTATTTGACCCCTAttcttcctgtctgctctctCCTGGTTGGGAATCTCCCATCAGGGAGCCCTCCCCTTCACGTCTGCGTTACCCATCCCCAAGGCGAGAACTCTCCCCACGAGGTCGCTCCTCTCCCAGATGGGATACCTCACTGAGGCCCGGCTCGCCCAGCTTCTCACCCATCCAGCTTCTCTCCCCGCTTTCGGTTGAGCGACCATTGTCTCCTGGGACAGAGATGGTTGGAAAGCGAGAATCCTCAGTCCGTGGCCGGCAGAGAGTTGTGCTGAGGGCAGTGTCGCCACGCAGAGGCTCGCATCAACACAAAGGCAGCGGTGATAAAATCAGACACCAGGCAAAGATGGAAATggttcaacaacaacaagcagctTTTGAAATGGAGCTG GATCAAAAAAGTAGCTTGGGTCCCGGTCTGCCTGCCGCTGCCAGTTCTCATCACCAGAACATCCTCAGCCACCTCCCTCTTCACTCCCAGCAGCAGACCCACAGTTTGCTCCCAGTCGTTCCAGTCGGAGGGCTCCAGATGTTACCCTCCCCACCTTCCTCCAGTGCTGATGTCACCTCCTCCTTGGCGCCGAGCCCCCAGAGCAGCGAGGGCCAGGGTTGCAGCAGCAGGGAGGGATCCGTCCACTGGCTTGAGACTGGAGGAGAGGACGTCAGAGGCGAGAGCCAGCTGTCCTCCCATCAGGATGCTCAGGAGAAAACCTTCGACCCCGGCGTCGGGGACAGTGGACAGGAGGAGAATGTCCAAACCTGCTTGAAAGCCATTGCATCGTTGAAGATAACCACAGAAGACCCTCACTGA
- the hivep2b gene encoding transcription factor HIVEP2 isoform X2, with protein sequence MESLETAAGVKSSGEGQDRNVAHKKWNSGSAHIKKSPSSELEGKGWHQQLHGGQSRDTSGFKERSDSGKSLQLEDQHSQIHNTSHQDYEVSSYPLESTKPLGRHKVSAAQSPGPAPNIKSTGSPEEMDQLSETLCKVEQKPQKPGKYVCDYCGRACAKPSVLKKHIRSHTGERPYPCVPCGFSFKTKSNLYKHRKSHAHAVKAGTVPLSELGSYNANTDQGSFEGEGELFSDAEQSTDTDEDTLNDPLLLLDSPVEGSDNTAVKVLNLIAQKKGATSMSAQDGSPQPQEINAPPAAAEASRAIQSCTIKQRLALRLSEKRSSDSDHNLSLPSQSSKGSTDSGYFSRSESTEHQAGPPNANAKSYQEIMFGKCYRPSPKQTAAFVTCSTDSSEYAIKRSQKGVSRVFTQEKDTVDSIKINTKSFTREEEKEPLLDADVGPLMRSNSMPTSSAVCLTMPQALRGSHSFDERTSTSGMRRLRRQAAFELSAHDGHADSDSHGKISESGGSPSGLEMENFPALASNMSHQRQAMELATRKRRKEKREEEDLPGPGRHDQYEEMFDASKDYDSKQAAAGIMALGKGYSLSTHMDRCDMDISVSLEMSGRKTLGNVISVIQHTNSINRPHSEQSELYKYHGQRQEIALFQAMDEGESHDLERSDSRLRQSFQMGPKLVRQPNIQVPEIRVTVEPDSPEKAPEVQVKEPEKHVEEFQWPQRSETLAQFPPEKLPPKKKRLRLADIEHSSGESSFESACTSLSRSPSQDSNLSYCSTFSFDREESFKSVSPARQDEFGKPLELLAVPGSGHSLSVLNQRQQHEMRRSSSEQAPCNLRKEFPEVRSVSFDYGSLSPTSKVRHVDISAGHSNMRDRRRGNLVRQESLNMDTEVTQVQSQVFPHYLSSTSPPFSTVAILPQTMPIFSTGNTFPQLSHPSLLVPVRIQTHVPSYGSITYTSVSQIFDNHYECPISSTSQNQASRFLSHNVLSHTRPPSMHTLNVEALDLSSAKLKTGIPLSLTSRTISTTNASSGGANKRMLSPASSLDLFMEVKQQKRVKEERMFGQIVEELSAVELGKCNLSDEKGHRSEMQGVSTTHAQDDTCRSKFITLHQKVTEATDHGFESAMESSSLESSSPPYSMTSASEVKEVGTEKKVQMDMVAQLVTSQDVLISDTEHSKLLSQFPSLRTTTGVSWCYLNYTKPSCSQSNTPFSSVYATWCVSSHKMNPLELSTSTALALLRSKQRGDKVIYTVAAMCQPGTGKLVSSLILWRQSMEQPKKPEPKEVDITYGKKVKDMSCRVKTSKEDWKDREASTTQTVPTRVKIFEGGFKSNEDYVYVRGRGRGKYICEECGIRCKKPSMLKKHIRTHTDVRPYICRVCNFAFKTKGNLTKHMKSKAHMKKCLELGVSVSMDETEIQEHVDDIQQESKTEVAATTKHQFSDAEDSDGMDEEEIDEDDDEDDEYEGDSTPKLRSRSTSPQPCGVTSMSVTASAAIHGYSLSSLPDSDIRHQPSGRRTGLDQQEKSMDEDSLAVLSPDQANFLFDPYSSCLLSPGWESPIREPSPSRLRYPSPRRELSPRGRSSPRWDTSLRPGSPSFSPIQLLSPLSVERPLSPGTEMVGKRESSVRGRQRVVLRAVSPRRGSHQHKGSGDKIRHQAKMEMVQQQQAAFEMELDQKSSLGPGLPAAASSHHQNILSHLPLHSQQQTHSLLPVVPVGGLQMLPSPPSSSADVTSSLAPSPQSSEGQGCSSREGSVHWLETGGEDVRGESQLSSHQDAQEKTFDPGVGDSGQEENVQTCLKAIASLKITTEDPH encoded by the exons ATGGAGTCATTGGAAACTGCTGCAGGGGTGAAAAGCTCCGGTGAGGGTCAGGACAGAAATGTTGCCCACAAAAAATGGAACTCAGGGTCGGCTCATATTAAAAAGAGTCCATCATCCGAGTTGGAAGGAAAGGGGTGGCATCAACAACTGCATGGAGGTCAGAGCAGAGACACAAGTGGTTTCAAAGAAAGGTCTGACTCAGGGAAATCACTGCAATTAGAAGATCAGCACTCCCAAATCCATAACACAAGCCATCAAGACTATGAGGTGTCTTCATATCCACTGGAGTCCACTAAACCTTTAGGCAGACACAAAGTTTCTGCTGCTCAGTCTCCAGGACCTGCACCAAACATAAAGTCAACCGGTTCTCCTGAAGAGATGGATCAGCTGTCAGAGACTCTCTGTAAGGTGGAACAGAAGCCACAGAAGCCTGGAAAGTATGTGTGTGATTACTGTGGAAGGGCATGTGCCAAACCCAGCGTACTTAAGAAACACATTCGTTCACACACAGGGGAACGGCCCTATCCATGTGTCCCCTGTGGATTCTCTTTCAAAACCAAAAGTAATTTATACAAACACAGAAAGTCCCATGCTCACGCAGTCAAAGCTGGAACAGTGCCACTCTCAGAGCTTGGTTCTTATAATGCCAACACTGACCAGGGGTCTTTTGAAGGGGAAGGAGAGTTGTTCTCTGATGCTGAGCAAAGCACAGACACGGACGAGGACACTCTTAATGATCCGCTGCTGTTGCTCGACTCTCCAGTGGAGGGATCAGATAACACTGCTGTAAAAGTCCTGAATCTCATTGCCCAGAAAAAGGGAGCCACATCAATGTCAGCTCAGGATGGTTCGCCCCAGCCTCAAGAAATCAATgcacctcctgctgctgccgAGGCTAGCCGTGCAATTCAATCTTGCACAATCAAACAACGGCTTGCACTTCGGCTTTCTGAAAAAAGGAGCAGTGACTCCGACCACAATCTGTCCCTCCCAAGTCAGTCAAGCAAGGGTAGCACGGACTCTGGCTATTTCTCACGTTCTGAGAGTACGGAGCACCAGGCTGGTCCTCCAAATGCTAATGCAAAGTCCTATCAAGAAATTATGTTCGGGAAGTGTTACAGACCGAGTCCTAAACAGACAGCAGCTTTTGTGACATGTAGCACAGATTCAAGCGAGTACGCAATCAAACGCTCGCAGAAAGGTGTTTCCCGTGTTTTCACCCAAGAAAAAGACACTGTtgattcaataaaaataaacacaaagtcGTTCACgagggaggaggaaaaagagcCCCTGTTGGATGCTGATGTGGGGCCGCTGATGAGAAGCAACTCAATGCCGACATCATCAGCAGTCTGTCTGACCATGCCTCAAGCTCTCAGAGGCAGCCACTCATTTGACGAGAGAACGAGCACGAGCGGCATGAGGAGGCTCAGGCGGCAAGCTGCTTTTGAGCTATCTGCACATGATGGCCATGCTGATAGTGACAGTCATGGAAAGATAAGTGAGAGTGGTGGTTCACCCTCAGGATTGGAAATGGAAAATTTCCCTGCTTTGGCATCCAATATGAGCCATCAGAGACAGGCAATGGAATTGGCAACACGTAAACGTCGGAAAGAgaagagggaagaggaagatTTGCCAGGACCAGGCCGTCATGACCAGTACGAAGAAATGTTTGATGCGAGCAAGGACTATGATTCAAAACAAGCTGCAGCAGGTATTATGGCTTTAGGAAAAGGATATTCTTTAAGTACGCACATGGACAGGTGTGACATGGACATATCAGTGAGCCTTGAGATGTCTGGTCGAAAAACTTTAGGGAATGTCATTTCTGTTATCCAGCACACAAACTCAATAAACAGGCCTCACTCTGAACAGTCTGAATTATACAAGTATCATGGGCAGAGGCAGGAAATTGCTTTATTTCAAGCTATGGATGAAGGTGAATCACATGACCTGGAAAGGAGTGACAGCAGACTAAGACAGTCATTTCAAATGGGGCCCAAACTCGTGCGACAACCCAACATTCAAGTCCCAGAAATTAGAGTCACAGTTGAGCCTGACAGTCCTGAAAAAGCTCCAGAAGTGCAGGTGAAAGAGCCAGAGAAGCATGTGGAGGAGTTTCAGTGGCCTCAGAGAAGTGAAACTTTAGCACAATTCCCCCCGGAAAAGCTCcctccaaaaaagaaaaggctgcGTCTAGCTGATATCGAGCACTCGTCTGGTGAATCTAGTTTTGAGTCTGCCTGCACCAGTCTCTCCCGCAGCCCGAGCCAAGACAGCAATTTATCTTATTGTTCCACCTTCTCCTTTGACAGGGAGGAGAGCTTTAAGTCAGTCTCTCCAGCCAGACAAGATGAATTTGGCAAACCTTTAGAGCTCCTAGCTGTGCCAGGGAGTGGGCACTCCCTCTCTGTGCTCAACCagcgtcaacaacatgaaatgaGACGCTCCTCCTCAGAGCAGGCGCCGTGTAACTTGCGTAAGGAATTCCCAGAGGTACGCAGCGTATCATTTGACTATGGCAGCCTTTCTCCGACATCCAAAGTTAGACACGTGGACATCAGTGCTGGCCACTCGAATATGAGGGATAGAAGGAGGGGAAACTTGGTGCGACAGGAGTCATTGAATATGGACACTGAGGTAACACAAGTCCAATCACAAGTGTTTCCACACTACCTCAGCAGCACCTCCCCACCATTCTCAACAGTTGCTATTCTGCCTCAGACGATGCCAATATTTTCCACTGGGAATACATTCCCCCAGCTGTCACATCCGAGCCTGTTAGTTCCCGTAAGAATACAGACTCATGTGCCATCCTATGGGAGTATCACATACACTTCAGTGTCACAGATTTTTGACAATCATTATGAATGCCCGATATCATCCACCTCTCAGAATCAAGCTTCACGGTTTCTTTCCCATAACGTATTATCTCACACCAGACCACCTTCGATGCACACTCTCAATGTCGAAGCCCTTGATTTGTCATCAGCAAAGCTCAAGACGGGCATacctctctctctgacctccaGAACTATCTCAACTACCAACGCCTCCAGCGGCGGGGCGAACAAACGGATGCTTTCTCCTGCCAGCAGCCTGGACCTTTTCATGGAGGTTAAACAGCAAAAACgtgtgaaagaagaaagaatgtTTGGGCAGATTGTGGAGGAACTGAGCGCTGTGGAGTTGGGAAAATGTAATCTGAGTGACGAGAAGGGGCACAGGTCAGAGATGCAGGGTGTATCCACAACTCACGCTCAAGATGACACATGTCGGAGTAAATTTATCACACTTCATCAAAAAGTGACAGAGGCCACCGATCATGGATTTGAGTCGGCTATGGAAAGTAGCTCCCTGGAAAGCAGCTCGCCTCCCTACTCCATGACATCAGCCAGCGAAGTTAAAGAAGTTGGCACAGAGAAAAAAGTGCAGATGGATATGGTTGCACAGCTGGTTACCAGTCAAGATGTCCTGATCTCAGACACTGAGCATTCAAAACTTTTATCTCAGTTTCCAAGTCTTCGCACTACAACAGGTGTGAGCTGGTGTTATCTCAACTACACCAAGCCGAGCTGCTCTCAAAGCAACACCCCTTTTTCCTCCGTGTACGCCACCTGGTGTGTGAGTTCCCACAAAATGAACCCCCTTGAACTGAGTACCAGCACTGCTCTGGCTCTTTTGAGGTCCAAGCAGCGCGGAGACAAGGTCATATACACCGTGGCCGCCATGTGTCAGCCTGGCACAGGAAAACTGGTTTCATCCCTCATCCTGTGGAGGCAGAGCATGGAACAG CCAAAGAAACCGGAGCCCAAAGAGGTGGACATCACCTATGGGAAGAAGGTGAAAGACATGAGCTGTAGAGTGAAAACCAGTAAGGAGGATTGGAAAGACAGGGAGGCTTCAACGACCCAGACCGTCCCGACACGCGTTAAGATCTTTGAGGGAGG GTTCAAGTCCAACGAAGACTATGTTTATGTCAGAGGTCGAGGCCGGGGGAAATATATTTGTGAGGAGTGTGGTATTCGCTGTAAAAAGCCAAGCATGCTAAAGAAACATATCAGGACTCATACAGATGTGAGACCGTACATCTGCAGGGTCTGCAACTTTGCTTTTAAAACTAAAG GAAACCTGACTAAACATATGAAGTCAAAGGCACACATGAAGAAATGTCTTGAACTGGGAGTGTCGGTGTCAATGGACGAGACGGAGATCCAGGAACATG ttgatgACATCCAACAAGAGTCCAAGACAGAGGTGGCGGCTACAACCAAACACCAGTTCTCAGATGCGGAGGACTCTGACGGCATGGATGAAGAAGAAATCGACGAAGACGATGATGAGGACGATGAGTACGAGGGTGACTCCACTCCAAAGTTGCGTTCAAGAAGCACCAGTCCTCAACCATGTGGAGTTACATCTATGTCAGTCACGGCCTCTGCTGCCATCCATGGTTATTCCCTCTCATCGCTGCCGGATTCTGACATCCGCCATCAACCCTCCGGCAGGCGGACAGGCTTGGACCAACAAGAGAAGTCGATGGATGAAGACTCTCTTGCCGTCTTGTCTCCAGACCAGGCCAACTTCCTATTTGACCCCTAttcttcctgtctgctctctCCTGGTTGGGAATCTCCCATCAGGGAGCCCTCCCCTTCACGTCTGCGTTACCCATCCCCAAGGCGAGAACTCTCCCCACGAGGTCGCTCCTCTCCCAGATGGGATACCTCACTGAGGCCCGGCTCGCCCAGCTTCTCACCCATCCAGCTTCTCTCCCCGCTTTCGGTTGAGCGACCATTGTCTCCTGGGACAGAGATGGTTGGAAAGCGAGAATCCTCAGTCCGTGGCCGGCAGAGAGTTGTGCTGAGGGCAGTGTCGCCACGCAGAGGCTCGCATCAACACAAAGGCAGCGGTGATAAAATCAGACACCAGGCAAAGATGGAAATggttcaacaacaacaagcagctTTTGAAATGGAGCTG GATCAAAAAAGTAGCTTGGGTCCCGGTCTGCCTGCCGCTGCCAGTTCTCATCACCAGAACATCCTCAGCCACCTCCCTCTTCACTCCCAGCAGCAGACCCACAGTTTGCTCCCAGTCGTTCCAGTCGGAGGGCTCCAGATGTTACCCTCCCCACCTTCCTCCAGTGCTGATGTCACCTCCTCCTTGGCGCCGAGCCCCCAGAGCAGCGAGGGCCAGGGTTGCAGCAGCAGGGAGGGATCCGTCCACTGGCTTGAGACTGGAGGAGAGGACGTCAGAGGCGAGAGCCAGCTGTCCTCCCATCAGGATGCTCAGGAGAAAACCTTCGACCCCGGCGTCGGGGACAGTGGACAGGAGGAGAATGTCCAAACCTGCTTGAAAGCCATTGCATCGTTGAAGATAACCACAGAAGACCCTCACTGA